One part of the Caldisericum sp. genome encodes these proteins:
- a CDS encoding histidine kinase, which translates to MVNLYLNKFSLYIWLFQSLTVIITVAFLLSQTPITRALFNLEQSIKKQVLLGIFFGAISILGTLLGIQTHDAIANIRDIGAITGGLFGGPIVGLIAGVMGGVHRASLGGFTSNSCALATILNGTFAGLLYTRKKEKFFSPLWGFIFAALAESFHMILVLLISPPFDKALALIKEISGPMISANAVGVGLFLLVIKVSFMEKELVSAITAEKVLKITEKTLPILSKGLTPETADETAKVILEYTNLDAVGITDTEKILAFRGIGSDHHKQLSPILTTSTQKALETGRIVLMKNEFDVGCPINGCPLMSGVVVPLKDSSQNVFGVLKLYRKERNTMTPFDVEMAKGLANILSLQVELNKLETEKKLKTLFQLKALQSRINPHFLFNSLNTINYIVRSDPEKGRELIQKLSFLLRKTIDSEEALSTLSEEIDLVRAYLEIEKERFKDRLNYEFDIDSNLYSVKVPSLILQPIVENAVKHGFSLTKRSINIKISAYRRGNYVYLVVEDNGRGIDEETLSNIFEGNKKSLGIRNVRDRILNLYGNRSFFRIKSKINIGTKVIIGIPLEGVPNWILERLSLMTKNLQEKK; encoded by the coding sequence ATGGTTAACTTATATTTAAATAAATTTTCGCTTTATATATGGCTGTTTCAATCACTTACAGTCATAATAACTGTTGCATTCTTATTAAGCCAGACACCAATCACAAGAGCGCTTTTTAATCTCGAACAATCCATCAAGAAACAGGTACTCCTCGGGATATTTTTCGGTGCAATTTCGATACTCGGAACTTTATTGGGCATCCAAACTCACGACGCTATTGCAAATATTAGAGATATCGGCGCTATAACAGGCGGGCTTTTTGGAGGGCCAATTGTAGGGCTTATCGCTGGTGTTATGGGAGGTGTCCACAGGGCTTCACTTGGTGGATTTACATCAAATTCGTGTGCTCTTGCAACCATTTTGAACGGGACTTTTGCAGGGCTCCTCTATACACGAAAGAAAGAAAAGTTTTTCTCTCCGCTTTGGGGATTTATTTTTGCTGCTCTTGCTGAAAGTTTTCATATGATTCTTGTTCTTCTTATATCTCCGCCTTTCGATAAAGCACTTGCCCTCATTAAAGAGATTTCAGGACCAATGATTTCTGCAAATGCAGTTGGTGTTGGATTGTTTTTACTGGTAATTAAGGTATCTTTTATGGAGAAGGAACTTGTTTCCGCAATTACTGCTGAAAAAGTCCTGAAAATTACAGAGAAAACACTTCCTATACTAAGTAAAGGTCTTACCCCGGAAACGGCAGACGAGACTGCGAAGGTCATTCTTGAATATACAAACCTCGATGCAGTAGGTATAACTGATACAGAGAAGATACTTGCCTTTCGTGGGATAGGCTCCGACCACCACAAACAACTTTCACCAATTTTAACAACTTCCACTCAAAAGGCATTGGAAACCGGACGAATAGTTCTAATGAAAAACGAATTTGATGTTGGTTGTCCTATTAATGGGTGTCCACTTATGTCTGGTGTGGTTGTTCCTTTAAAAGATTCTTCTCAAAATGTTTTTGGAGTTCTTAAACTATACAGAAAAGAGCGGAACACAATGACACCTTTTGATGTTGAAATGGCAAAAGGACTTGCAAACATACTCTCTCTTCAGGTTGAATTAAATAAACTGGAGACAGAAAAAAAATTGAAGACACTATTCCAATTGAAGGCTTTGCAATCAAGGATAAATCCTCACTTTCTTTTTAATAGTCTAAATACGATAAACTACATCGTTAGAAGTGATCCTGAGAAAGGAAGAGAACTTATCCAAAAACTCTCCTTTCTTTTAAGGAAAACCATTGATTCTGAAGAAGCGCTTTCAACTTTGTCTGAAGAAATTGACCTTGTGAGAGCATACCTTGAAATTGAAAAGGAAAGGTTTAAAGATCGACTTAACTATGAATTCGATATTGATTCGAATCTTTATAGCGTAAAAGTACCTTCTCTAATTCTTCAGCCTATCGTTGAGAATGCTGTAAAACATGGATTTTCGTTAACAAAGAGAAGCATAAACATAAAAATTTCTGCCTACAGAAGAGGAAACTATGTTTATCTTGTTGTTGAGGATAACGGAAGAGGTATTGACGAGGAAACCCTTTCAAATATTTTTGAGGGTAATAAGAAATCACTTGGGATAAGAAATGTTAGAGATAGAATTCTAAACCTTTATGGAAATAGATCATTTTTTAGAATAAAAAGTAAGATAAACATTGGGACGAAAGTTATTATTGGAATACCGTTGGAAGGGGTGCCGAATTGGATATTAGAGCGATTATCGTTGATGACGAAGAACCTGCAAGAGAAGAAATAA
- a CDS encoding MBL fold metallo-hydrolase produces MRIKDIEILKFTFNPLRTNCYLINLDNQSIVIDPSNMSETETEELVSNIRNSNLHIFNTHGHFDHIAGNSALKKLFKYSKIIIHKLDCEKLSDPKKNMSYLMENEIVSEPADVVIDEDSEFSFGILNLKVVHTPGHTKGSVSIIGDGFVFTGDTLLEGTVGIAKEYPHAFEELISSIKEKLLILNDDFIVLGGHGEPSTIGEEKAFNPLLS; encoded by the coding sequence ATGCGCATAAAAGATATTGAGATTTTGAAGTTTACCTTTAATCCTCTCAGGACAAATTGCTACTTAATAAACTTAGATAACCAATCCATCGTAATAGATCCTTCCAATATGAGTGAAACAGAAACCGAAGAGCTTGTTTCAAATATAAGAAATTCAAATCTACACATATTCAATACCCACGGGCACTTCGACCATATCGCAGGAAATTCAGCGCTAAAAAAATTATTCAAGTATTCGAAAATTATAATTCATAAACTCGATTGTGAGAAACTTTCCGACCCAAAGAAGAATATGTCCTATCTTATGGAGAATGAAATCGTCTCTGAACCTGCGGATGTAGTGATTGATGAAGATTCCGAGTTTTCATTCGGTATCTTAAATTTGAAAGTTGTCCACACACCAGGACACACAAAAGGAAGTGTTTCAATTATTGGTGACGGTTTCGTTTTCACTGGCGACACGCTTCTTGAAGGGACTGTAGGTATTGCAAAGGAATACCCTCACGCATTCGAAGAATTGATAAGTTCTATTAAAGAAAAACTTCTAATTCTGAATGATGACTTTATTGTGCTGGGTGGACACGGAGAGCCCTCGACAATCGGCGAAGAGAAGGCATTTAATCCTTTATTAAGTTAG
- the glmM gene encoding phosphoglucosamine mutase, translating into MRKIFGTDGARGIANVEITPEVSLRIGFAIGKIFYGNGPILIGEDTRLSSEMIRLALATGIISASTDVTIGFVMPTPAVSLLLRIMKNFSAGAVISASHNPIEFNGIKIFNKDGFKLSDEKEEEIESLIDKDIERSPVNIGKVFYDESIRDFYIDYISKRFPLNLSQVKIALDLAHGATYYTTPQTLKKLNGELFPINDTPDGHRINVECGSTHPQVISKHTLEVGAHIGISHDGDGDRVILSDENGRIVDGDDIMVILGRHFKKKGLLKNNTIVGTVMTNLAIENALKKEGINFVRAPVGDRYVLKNMLEYGAILGGEQSGHIINLLESVTGDGLITALSVLEVMIEEQKPLSKLVEGLERFPQILVNAKVKDKNVVNDEKFKKFVSEVEKELKSGRILIRPSGTEPVIRIMVEGDNEIKIKDLANKIKEFLEA; encoded by the coding sequence ATGAGAAAAATATTTGGAACAGATGGTGCAAGAGGTATTGCAAATGTAGAAATAACACCTGAGGTTTCGCTCCGAATTGGATTTGCAATTGGAAAAATATTCTACGGAAACGGCCCAATTCTCATAGGAGAGGACACCAGGCTTTCCTCAGAGATGATAAGACTTGCCCTTGCAACTGGCATAATAAGTGCATCAACTGATGTAACAATTGGCTTTGTTATGCCAACACCTGCAGTGTCTCTCCTTTTACGCATTATGAAGAATTTTTCCGCAGGAGCAGTGATTTCTGCCTCACACAATCCTATCGAATTTAACGGAATAAAAATCTTTAATAAAGATGGGTTCAAATTAAGCGATGAGAAAGAAGAAGAAATCGAAAGTCTTATTGATAAAGATATAGAAAGAAGCCCTGTAAATATAGGAAAGGTATTTTATGATGAGAGTATTAGAGACTTTTACATAGATTACATTTCTAAAAGATTTCCATTGAACCTATCTCAGGTTAAGATTGCGCTTGATTTAGCACACGGTGCAACTTATTACACAACCCCGCAAACCCTAAAAAAACTCAACGGGGAATTGTTCCCAATAAACGATACGCCTGATGGACACAGGATAAATGTTGAATGTGGCTCAACACACCCTCAGGTTATATCGAAACATACATTAGAAGTAGGCGCTCATATTGGTATCTCACACGATGGAGATGGAGACAGGGTAATCCTATCAGATGAAAATGGAAGAATCGTTGATGGAGACGACATTATGGTGATCCTCGGAAGGCACTTTAAAAAGAAAGGCCTTCTTAAAAATAATACAATCGTTGGGACAGTTATGACAAATCTTGCAATAGAAAATGCGTTAAAGAAGGAGGGCATCAATTTTGTCCGTGCACCCGTTGGCGATAGGTATGTCCTAAAAAACATGTTAGAATATGGCGCAATTCTCGGAGGAGAACAATCCGGTCACATCATAAACTTGCTTGAAAGCGTTACAGGCGATGGTTTGATAACCGCTTTGAGCGTCCTTGAGGTAATGATAGAGGAGCAAAAACCTCTTTCGAAATTGGTGGAAGGTCTCGAAAGATTTCCACAAATCCTTGTGAATGCGAAGGTAAAGGACAAAAATGTCGTAAATGATGAAAAATTTAAGAAATTCGTGTCCGAGGTTGAAAAAGAATTAAAGAGCGGAAGAATACTTATAAGACCATCAGGCACTGAACCTGTCATACGTATAATGGTTGAAGGCGATAACGAGATAAAGATAAAAGATTTAGCAAATAAAATTAAAGAATTTTTGGAGGCATGA
- the glmS gene encoding glutamine--fructose-6-phosphate transaminase (isomerizing) — MCGIVGYIGDKEALPILIDGLKRLEYRGYDSAGVAILGEDLQVVKTAGRIKDLEEKLKGVEIKGHLGIAHTRWATHGVPNDINAHPHYSESKNIVVIHNGIIENYLELKKMLMKEGKTFRTETDTEVIAYLIEEFYEGDLLKAVQKAVSMLEGSYALAILSKEEPNHFIAVRKDSPLIGGVGKGENFVASDIPAVLPYTKDIIIFENGDIVDVYKDRMVIYDKNLNIVERPVHKIDWDITDAQKGGFKHFMLKEIFEEPEVIVEAMRGRIKNGKIEVEELDFDKTYLQSINQVYFVACGTAYHAGLVGKYLTEKYLGIPAQAEVASEFRYRSPVIDEKTLVFVVSQSGETADTLAGLRLAKENRSKTIGIVNVVGSSVAREVDKVVYIHAGPEIAVASTKAYVAQVEVITLSILHLAKILGKLDSTQEQKLVAEFLKLSDYAKEVLDNKEEIAGFVSTTKNIEETFFIGRNLDFAVSLEGALKLKEIAYVHAEGYPAGELKHGPLALITPNSLTIAVDTYTPLSDKTISNIKEVKARGGKVLAIAKKDNERIKDVADSVFYISPVLDDLSPIVTVMPLQLFAYYMADARGLDIDKPRNLAKSVTVE; from the coding sequence ATGTGCGGAATTGTAGGATACATAGGCGATAAAGAAGCACTTCCAATACTTATAGACGGCTTAAAAAGGCTTGAATATAGGGGATACGACTCAGCAGGTGTTGCAATCCTTGGAGAGGATCTACAGGTTGTTAAAACAGCAGGAAGAATAAAAGACCTTGAAGAGAAACTTAAAGGAGTTGAAATAAAAGGACATCTTGGCATTGCCCATACACGCTGGGCAACACACGGGGTACCAAACGATATTAACGCACACCCTCACTACAGTGAAAGCAAAAATATCGTCGTTATCCATAACGGCATTATCGAAAATTACCTTGAATTGAAAAAGATGCTCATGAAAGAAGGGAAAACATTCAGGACAGAAACTGACACCGAAGTAATCGCCTACCTTATAGAAGAATTCTATGAAGGCGATTTACTCAAAGCAGTTCAGAAGGCAGTATCAATGCTTGAAGGTTCGTATGCTCTTGCAATCTTAAGCAAAGAAGAGCCAAATCACTTCATTGCAGTAAGAAAAGACAGCCCTCTTATCGGTGGTGTTGGCAAAGGCGAAAACTTTGTTGCGTCAGATATCCCAGCTGTCCTACCATACACAAAGGATATAATTATCTTCGAAAACGGAGATATCGTTGATGTTTACAAGGACAGAATGGTTATATATGACAAAAATCTTAATATTGTAGAAAGACCAGTTCATAAGATTGATTGGGATATTACAGATGCCCAAAAAGGCGGATTTAAACACTTTATGTTAAAAGAGATTTTTGAAGAGCCAGAAGTAATAGTAGAAGCAATGAGAGGAAGGATCAAGAACGGAAAAATTGAAGTAGAGGAACTTGACTTTGATAAGACCTATTTACAAAGCATAAACCAGGTCTATTTTGTTGCATGTGGAACGGCATACCATGCAGGTCTTGTTGGCAAGTACCTTACAGAAAAGTATCTTGGAATACCGGCACAAGCAGAGGTTGCATCGGAATTCCGCTACAGATCACCTGTCATTGACGAAAAGACACTTGTGTTTGTCGTAAGCCAGTCTGGTGAAACAGCAGATACACTTGCAGGGCTAAGGCTTGCAAAGGAGAATAGATCCAAAACAATTGGAATAGTAAATGTAGTAGGGTCTTCTGTTGCAAGAGAAGTTGATAAAGTAGTCTATATCCATGCAGGTCCAGAAATAGCAGTTGCATCTACAAAGGCATATGTTGCACAGGTTGAAGTCATAACGCTTTCGATACTCCACCTTGCAAAGATTTTAGGAAAACTCGATAGCACACAGGAACAGAAGTTAGTTGCGGAATTCCTAAAACTTTCAGATTACGCAAAAGAAGTGCTTGATAATAAAGAAGAAATAGCAGGTTTTGTTTCAACAACAAAAAATATAGAAGAGACATTCTTTATAGGCAGAAATCTCGACTTTGCAGTATCCTTAGAAGGTGCACTAAAACTAAAAGAGATTGCCTATGTTCATGCAGAAGGATATCCTGCAGGCGAACTCAAACATGGCCCCCTTGCTCTCATTACTCCAAACTCCCTCACAATTGCAGTCGATACCTACACACCTCTTTCAGATAAAACAATAAGCAATATAAAAGAGGTTAAGGCAAGGGGAGGCAAAGTCCTTGCAATAGCAAAGAAAGATAATGAACGCATTAAAGATGTTGCAGATTCTGTTTTCTATATCTCCCCTGTTTTAGACGACCTTTCCCCGATAGTTACCGTTATGCCACTACAACTTTTTGCTTACTATATGGCAGATGCAAGAGGGCTCGACATAGACAAGCCTCGAAATCTTGCAAAGTCAGTTACGGTTGAATAA
- a CDS encoding alpha/beta fold hydrolase yields MENKVGVLVLHGFLGNLKTIEYQVQFFRTQGFLVEAPSLRGHNTVYTDLDKVKFTDWIEDAESAYKNLSLKANKVFVFGLSMGGALSLHLEAQHPEILGGILVNHALSLYPNWKLKFLPIIKYFVKYIYSPGSDIKDKTQKNLAYEYIPTGALLEFLRLISLVKKELPLVTQPQLIFKSIEDHVIPQDSVEITLKSISSKQKEVVFLKNSYHVATADFDKDIICEKSLEFINKILKEG; encoded by the coding sequence ATGGAAAATAAAGTTGGCGTACTTGTATTACATGGATTTTTGGGCAATCTGAAAACGATTGAATACCAGGTTCAATTTTTTAGAACCCAGGGTTTTTTAGTTGAAGCACCATCTCTAAGAGGTCATAACACAGTTTACACAGACTTAGACAAAGTTAAATTCACTGACTGGATAGAAGATGCAGAGTCTGCATACAAAAATCTCTCATTAAAAGCAAATAAAGTTTTTGTGTTTGGTCTCTCGATGGGAGGAGCACTTTCACTTCACCTTGAAGCACAACACCCTGAGATTTTAGGTGGAATCCTTGTGAACCATGCTTTGAGTTTATACCCAAACTGGAAATTAAAATTTTTACCTATCATAAAATACTTTGTGAAATACATTTATTCCCCGGGAAGTGATATTAAGGATAAGACGCAAAAAAATCTTGCATATGAATACATACCAACAGGCGCACTCTTAGAGTTTTTGAGACTTATATCCCTTGTAAAAAAGGAGTTACCACTCGTAACTCAGCCTCAACTTATATTCAAGTCAATAGAAGACCATGTGATACCTCAAGACTCAGTTGAAATAACCTTAAAGAGTATCTCATCAAAACAAAAGGAGGTGGTATTTCTTAAAAACTCTTATCATGTTGCAACGGCAGACTTCGATAAGGACATAATCTGTGAAAAGTCTCTTGAATTCATAAATAAAATCCTAAAGGAGGGTTAA
- a CDS encoding MFS transporter has product MEEKKVKRSTDLRKIFKLGMSSFSDQLFWGIYNTDIPIIVQDIYKLSNTLTGWIMNIDNILGLILLPLVGALSDRTNTKIGKRMPYILGGLLGGAFFFFLIELFAHFRLPFPFVFFAIFFAVTSMSIQRSPTIALMADITPKEDRAVANSIMNLMTGIGGIFGILVVGMISSRNRLLGFLVASIFIVIGALVVFFSINERRDAVYYSEENVEKFSIKETVKLLFANKDFSLIALLLSVLFGWIGINTVETFYTAYMAMESGLPSVQGEQLAKLNLSIFFVTFILFSIPAGYLGKKYKRKLPMAVGLFTLIIIFYIVLSTKTYSIHKYLFALGGIFWDLYIVNAIPTVIDFGTKEKQGTFTGFYYLFSQTGNIIAPVLAGTFADMFKTKFVIFPISVVAFALAFVSILFMKRVPLENN; this is encoded by the coding sequence ATGGAAGAGAAAAAAGTTAAAAGATCAACAGACCTTCGCAAAATTTTTAAATTGGGAATGAGTTCCTTCTCTGATCAACTTTTCTGGGGCATTTATAACACAGATATTCCCATCATTGTGCAGGATATTTATAAATTATCAAACACCTTAACAGGATGGATAATGAACATCGATAACATACTTGGTCTCATTCTTCTTCCTCTCGTTGGAGCTCTTTCCGATAGGACTAATACAAAAATCGGTAAAAGGATGCCATATATATTAGGTGGATTGCTCGGTGGAGCATTCTTCTTCTTTCTTATAGAGTTATTTGCACATTTTAGACTTCCATTTCCATTTGTATTTTTTGCAATATTTTTTGCAGTAACCTCAATGTCAATTCAAAGATCACCTACGATTGCCCTGATGGCAGATATAACGCCTAAAGAGGATAGAGCAGTTGCAAACTCCATCATGAACCTTATGACAGGCATAGGCGGTATCTTTGGAATTCTTGTTGTTGGGATGATCTCCTCGAGAAACAGGCTCTTAGGATTCCTGGTTGCAAGTATTTTTATAGTCATTGGTGCGCTTGTAGTCTTCTTTTCAATTAATGAAAGAAGAGATGCTGTTTACTATTCAGAAGAGAATGTAGAAAAGTTTTCTATTAAAGAAACTGTAAAGTTGCTTTTTGCAAACAAAGATTTTTCTCTTATTGCCCTTCTACTTTCAGTTTTGTTTGGATGGATTGGGATAAACACAGTTGAAACATTCTATACCGCCTATATGGCAATGGAATCGGGGCTTCCTTCAGTGCAGGGCGAGCAACTTGCGAAACTAAACCTTTCGATATTTTTTGTGACATTTATCCTATTTTCTATCCCTGCAGGATACCTCGGTAAAAAATACAAGAGGAAACTCCCAATGGCTGTAGGTCTATTTACCCTTATAATTATTTTCTACATTGTTCTTTCTACGAAAACTTACTCAATACATAAGTATCTTTTTGCACTCGGTGGAATTTTCTGGGACCTCTATATTGTTAACGCAATACCAACTGTAATTGACTTTGGCACAAAAGAAAAACAGGGAACATTCACAGGCTTCTACTATCTTTTCTCACAAACAGGAAATATAATCGCTCCTGTCCTTGCGGGAACTTTTGCAGATATGTTCAAAACTAAATTTGTAATATTCCCAATTTCCGTTGTTGCTTTTGCACTCGCCTTTGTGTCGATTCTATTTATGAAAAGAGTGCCGCTTGAAAATAACTAA
- a CDS encoding leucine--tRNA ligase — MEKEYNPKEFEEKWYKYWEENKLFKAEDFSEKPKFYILVMFPYPSGSGLHVGHCRNYIPADTYARYKRMQGFNVLHPIGYDAFGLPAENYAIEHGVHPRESTYKNIENFRRQLKMLGLSYDWDREFATSDPEYYKWTEWFFELLFKRGLAYQDRSFQWWCPHCKTVLANEQIIDGKCWRCGTPVVKKELKEWFFRITQYADKLLEGLDRIDWPERIKSMQRNWIGRSEGAEITFKAIGPDGTEYDLPVFTTRIDTIFGVTFLAIAPEHPLVMKLTREDRAEEVKKYIEEALRKFETDRLSTEKEKTGVFTGCFARNPFTNELVPIYVGDYVVYSYGTGAVMGVPAHDERDFQFAKKHNLPIKVVISKDGKEVSELNEAFTEDGILINSGEFSNLTSEEARKRMTRYAEEHGFGKGVVRYKIRDWLISRQRYWGAPIPIIHCPEHGAVPVPEEDLPVLLPDEVDFSPRDTGESPLANDPDFVNTTCPICGKPSKRETDTQDGFACSSWYFLRYADPHNDKAPFDREKVKYWLPVDLYIGGAEHAVMHLLYARFYTKVMYDAGLIDFDEPFKKLLNQGMILGADHQKMSKSRGNVVNPDDVIKEYGADTLRAYILFIGPLDTDAPWSTEGINGVNRFIKRIWNLFVQLEGVNPDKEKPVEKDIELVTDKMIVKITEQIERFKFNTMISSFMEWLNFLYKVVQDDPEVMETKAFREAVLTFLTMIAPATPFVAEELYHRLGFSESIHTKSWPKPKGIYKEEYATIIVQVNGKLRDKIEVPVGSELEDILDLVKKSDKIARLGIDFDKAKYVFVKDKLINIVA; from the coding sequence ATGGAAAAAGAATACAACCCGAAAGAATTCGAAGAAAAGTGGTACAAGTACTGGGAAGAAAATAAACTATTCAAAGCAGAGGATTTTTCCGAAAAGCCCAAGTTTTATATATTGGTAATGTTTCCGTATCCATCTGGGTCTGGTCTACATGTAGGACACTGCAGAAATTACATACCCGCAGATACATACGCACGTTATAAGAGAATGCAGGGCTTTAATGTTCTTCATCCAATTGGATACGATGCATTTGGATTACCCGCAGAAAACTATGCAATAGAACACGGCGTTCATCCAAGGGAATCCACCTATAAAAACATAGAAAACTTTAGAAGGCAACTTAAGATGCTCGGTCTTTCTTACGACTGGGACAGGGAGTTTGCAACTTCAGACCCAGAATACTACAAGTGGACGGAGTGGTTTTTCGAACTCCTCTTCAAGAGAGGACTTGCATATCAAGATAGAAGTTTCCAGTGGTGGTGCCCTCACTGCAAGACAGTCCTTGCAAACGAACAGATTATTGATGGAAAGTGCTGGCGCTGCGGAACACCAGTTGTAAAAAAAGAATTAAAAGAATGGTTTTTCAGGATTACACAATACGCAGATAAATTACTTGAAGGACTGGACAGGATTGACTGGCCAGAGCGAATTAAATCTATGCAGAGAAACTGGATTGGTCGTTCTGAAGGAGCGGAGATTACTTTCAAAGCAATTGGTCCTGATGGAACTGAATATGACCTTCCAGTATTTACAACGAGAATAGATACTATCTTTGGTGTGACTTTTCTTGCAATTGCACCTGAACACCCGCTTGTAATGAAACTGACACGAGAAGACAGGGCTGAAGAGGTTAAAAAATATATCGAGGAAGCCCTAAGAAAATTTGAAACTGACAGGCTTTCAACAGAAAAGGAAAAGACGGGTGTCTTCACTGGATGTTTTGCAAGGAATCCATTTACAAACGAACTTGTCCCAATATATGTTGGCGATTATGTAGTCTATTCATACGGGACAGGCGCAGTTATGGGCGTCCCCGCTCACGATGAAAGAGACTTCCAATTTGCAAAAAAACACAATCTCCCTATAAAAGTGGTAATCTCAAAAGATGGCAAAGAAGTAAGCGAACTTAACGAAGCCTTCACTGAAGATGGCATACTAATAAACTCAGGGGAATTTTCTAATCTTACATCTGAAGAAGCACGTAAAAGAATGACCAGGTATGCAGAAGAACATGGTTTTGGAAAAGGTGTTGTCAGATACAAAATTAGAGACTGGCTTATTTCAAGACAGAGGTACTGGGGTGCACCAATTCCTATTATCCACTGTCCAGAACACGGCGCAGTCCCCGTGCCTGAGGAGGATTTACCAGTCCTTTTGCCAGACGAAGTTGACTTCTCTCCAAGAGATACTGGAGAATCTCCTCTTGCAAACGACCCTGACTTTGTCAATACCACATGTCCTATTTGCGGAAAGCCATCCAAAAGAGAAACTGACACCCAGGATGGTTTTGCATGTTCTTCCTGGTATTTCTTAAGATACGCAGATCCTCACAACGACAAGGCACCTTTTGACAGGGAAAAAGTTAAATACTGGCTTCCTGTTGACCTTTACATAGGTGGTGCAGAACATGCCGTTATGCATTTGCTGTATGCTCGTTTCTATACAAAAGTAATGTACGATGCAGGTCTTATAGACTTCGATGAACCATTTAAGAAACTATTAAACCAGGGAATGATTTTGGGTGCAGACCACCAGAAGATGAGTAAATCCCGAGGAAATGTAGTAAATCCAGATGATGTTATTAAAGAATACGGTGCAGATACACTAAGAGCCTATATACTTTTTATTGGGCCTCTCGATACAGACGCACCATGGAGCACCGAAGGGATAAATGGAGTTAACAGGTTTATTAAGAGAATATGGAACCTATTTGTTCAGTTAGAGGGAGTAAATCCTGACAAGGAAAAGCCTGTCGAGAAAGATATCGAATTAGTGACAGATAAGATGATAGTAAAGATTACCGAACAGATTGAAAGATTCAAGTTTAACACAATGATAAGTAGTTTTATGGAGTGGCTCAATTTTCTCTACAAGGTTGTCCAGGACGATCCTGAAGTTATGGAGACAAAAGCATTTAGAGAGGCAGTTCTAACATTCCTTACAATGATTGCACCCGCAACACCGTTTGTTGCAGAAGAACTCTACCACAGACTTGGATTCAGTGAAAGCATACATACAAAATCATGGCCCAAGCCAAAAGGAATATACAAAGAAGAATATGCAACGATAATAGTCCAGGTTAACGGTAAGTTAAGAGACAAGATTGAAGTTCCCGTTGGAAGTGAACTTGAAGATATACTTGATTTAGTTAAAAAATCTGATAAAATAGCAAGGTTAGGCATTGATTTTGATAAAGCAAAATATGTTTTTGTAAAAGACAAATTAATAAATATTGTTGCTTAG
- the rpmF gene encoding 50S ribosomal protein L32, with amino-acid sequence MAQPKKKTTHSRSRMRKIKEKLDPLNLVECPHCHNLIPPHKVCPYCGYYEGKEVVKIEAKEK; translated from the coding sequence ATGGCACAACCAAAAAAGAAGACAACGCATTCAAGAAGCAGGATGAGGAAAATTAAAGAAAAACTTGACCCATTAAATCTTGTCGAGTGTCCTCACTGCCACAACCTCATTCCTCCGCATAAAGTTTGCCCTTACTGCGGATACTATGAAGGGAAAGAGGTTGTAAAGATCGAGGCAAAAGAGAAATAG
- the rnc gene encoding ribonuclease III: MTERTLEKALKERINAFERILGRKIPKKCRETFITSITHSSFSGEHKNYRSNERLEFLGDSVLSLSITHYLLCTYKDLSEGELSRKRAYLVSEKSLSRKAEIIGLGDLILFGKGEDKSGGKFKEAILADAFEALVAAIFLCFGFEEAEKFITNIFKTELENAAHIETVDAKTKLQETLQKVMHKVPEYRIVKEEKIDDKKYFVAEVRINGKVLGTGKGKTKKEAEENAAEVALTNEYIKDIEKSSQ, from the coding sequence ATGACAGAGAGAACCTTAGAGAAGGCATTAAAGGAAAGAATTAATGCCTTTGAGAGAATTTTAGGGCGGAAGATCCCAAAGAAGTGCAGGGAAACATTTATAACTTCGATAACTCACTCCTCTTTCTCGGGAGAGCACAAGAATTATCGCTCAAACGAGAGGCTTGAGTTTCTGGGTGATTCCGTCCTTTCTCTTTCTATTACCCATTATCTCCTCTGCACTTATAAAGACCTGAGTGAAGGGGAATTGTCACGGAAAAGGGCTTATCTTGTCTCAGAAAAAAGCCTTTCCAGGAAAGCAGAAATAATTGGTCTTGGTGATTTAATACTATTTGGAAAGGGAGAGGATAAAAGCGGCGGCAAATTCAAAGAGGCGATTTTAGCCGACGCCTTTGAGGCACTTGTTGCAGCAATATTTCTCTGTTTTGGATTTGAAGAGGCAGAAAAATTTATTACAAATATCTTTAAAACCGAGCTTGAAAATGCAGCCCACATTGAAACCGTTGATGCAAAAACAAAACTCCAGGAAACGCTTCAAAAAGTCATGCACAAAGTGCCAGAATACAGGATCGTAAAAGAAGAAAAGATTGACGACAAGAAATACTTTGTAGCAGAAGTAAGAATTAATGGAAAAGTTTTAGGAACAGGAAAAGGCAAAACAAAGAAAGAAGCTGAAGAAAATGCAGCAGAGGTTGCACTAACAAATGAATATATTAAAGATATTGAAAAATCTTCTCAATAA